The genomic interval ATCATCGCCGCGAGCCGGCGCCAGCGCATCGCGAAGGGCAGCGGGACGAGCGTCACCGACGTCAACCGGCTGCTCAAGCAGTTCACGCAGGCGCAGCGCATGATGAAGCAGGTCTCGAAGATGGGCGCGGCGGGCAGGGGCGGGAAGGGGCGGCCCCGGCTTCCCTGGGGGTGAGCGCGGCGGGGGCCCTGCACATTTTGCGGCCGTTGTGCTAGATTCGAGCTTCAAACACGAAGGAGGATGGCCAACGTGGGAGTCTGCATCAGACTGAAGCGACTGGGGGCGAAGCACAAGCCCTATTACCGGGTCGTGGTTTCCGACAGCCAGCGCGCGACGCAGGGACAGGCGCTCGAGAGCCTCGGGAGCTACGACCCGCTCGTGAAGGAAAAGGCGCTGCGCGTGGACGCGGCCCGCGTGGCCGATCTGCTGCGCGCCGGCGCGTACCTCTCGCCGTCCGTGGCGCGGCTCTTCAAGCGGGCGGCGGACCAGCCGAAGGCCTGAGGCGCGGCGCCTCCCGCCGCCGAGCGACCACCACCAGGGAGACTTGAAGCCGATGAAAGAGCTCGTCGAACAGATCGCCAAGGCGCTCGTCACCCTCCCCGACCAGGTGTCCGTCACCGTGACCGAATCCGAGAGCGAGCGGTCCGCGCTGTATGAGCTGCGGGTCGCGCCTGCCGATCTCGGGCGTGTCATCGGCAAGGAAGGTCGGACGGTCAACGCCATCCGCACGATCCTGAACGCGGCCGCCACCCGCGAGAACCGCCGGGTGGTCCTGGACATCCGCGAGTAGCGGGCCGCCGCCGCGGCGGCGGGACCGCAAAGAGCCGGGGCGCCCGGATCCGGGGCGCGCCCGGCTTTTCCATTGGAGGGGCATCCACCCGTGGGCACGGACACGGCCGGCCGGGGCGACCTCGTCACGGTCGGCCTCATCGCGACGGTGCACGGCATCCGCGGGGAACTCGCCGTCGTCCCCGAGACCGACGACCCCGCGCGCCTGGCCGCGGGCGGCGTCGTCCTGCTGGAGACGCCGCGCGGCGAGATCTCCGAGCGGCGGATCCTCGGCGCCCGCGCGCACAAGGACCGCCTCCTCGTCCAGCTCGAGGGCGTCGCCGACCGCAGCGCGGCCGAGGCGCTGCGCGGCGGGCGCCTCTGCGTGCGCGAGGCCGACCTCCCCGCGCTTCCCGACGGACAGGTCTGGCGACACGAGCTGCCCGGGATGGCGGTGGCGACGGAGGAGGGCGAGCATCTCGGGGAGGTGCGCGAGCTGCTCGATACCGGCGGCGGCAACCTGGTGCTCGCCGTGCGCGGCGGCCGCGGCGAGCTGCTGCTGCCGTTT from bacterium carries:
- the rimM gene encoding ribosome maturation factor RimM (Essential for efficient processing of 16S rRNA), with the translated sequence MGTDTAGRGDLVTVGLIATVHGIRGELAVVPETDDPARLAAGGVVLLETPRGEISERRILGARAHKDRLLVQLEGVADRSAAEALRGGRLCVREADLPALPDGQVWRHELPGMAVATEEGEHLGEVRELLDTGGGNLVLAVRGGRGELLLPFAEVVVRRVDRGARRITVRLIDGLLPTD
- the rpsP gene encoding 30S ribosomal protein S16, whose protein sequence is MGVCIRLKRLGAKHKPYYRVVVSDSQRATQGQALESLGSYDPLVKEKALRVDAARVADLLRAGAYLSPSVARLFKRAADQPKA
- a CDS encoding KH domain-containing protein, whose protein sequence is MKELVEQIAKALVTLPDQVSVTVTESESERSALYELRVAPADLGRVIGKEGRTVNAIRTILNAAATRENRRVVLDIRE